A genomic segment from Amphiprion ocellaris isolate individual 3 ecotype Okinawa chromosome 17, ASM2253959v1, whole genome shotgun sequence encodes:
- the phyhd1 gene encoding phytanoyl-CoA dioxygenase domain-containing protein 1: MDFMTDQDVQKYREDGYVVLDGLLTAQECDELRQRMSEIVDRMDVPEHCRTTFSTYHDEQLKTQGNADYFITSGDKIRFFFEKGVFDDKGEFIVPKQRSVNKVGHALHAYEPLYKKVTHSPNVQGIAKKLGLSTPVILQSMYIFKQPGIGGEVTPHQDATFLYTEPLGRVMGLWIALEDATVNNGCLWFIPGSQNSGISRRMVRTPEGTFPLTDFIGREQTYDEEKFVPTPVKKGGVVLIHGEVVHRSAENMSEDSRHVYTFHIMEAQETRWSPDNWLQPTEELPFPPLYTK, from the exons ATGGATTTCATGACAGATCAGGATGTGCAGAAG TACCGGGAGGACGGCTACGTGGTTCTGGATGGGCTGCTGACCGCTCAGGAGTGTGACGAACTGAGGCAGAGGATGTCGGAGATCGTGGACCGGATGGACGTCCCCGAACACTGCCGCACCACCTTCTCCACCTACCACGACGAGCAGCTCAAAACGCAG GGAAACGCAGACTATTTCATCACCAGTGGAGATAAGATCCGCTTTTTCTTTGAGAAGGGAGTTTTTGATGACAAAG GGGAATTCATCGTACCAAAGCAGCGCTCAGTAAATAAAGTTGGACATG CACTTCATGCATATGAACCTTTGTACAAAAAGGTTACACATTCACCCAATGTTCAG GGCATCGCTAAGAAGCTGGGTCTTTCAACTCCAGTAATTCTACAAAGCATGTACATTTTTAAG caACCAGGAATTGGTGGGGAAG TGACACCACACCAAGATGCCACATTTCTGTACACGGAGCCACTGGGCAGAGTCATGGGGCTGTGGATTGCCCTGGAAGACGCTACTGTTAACAACGGCTGCCTGTGGTTCATCCCAGGGTCACAGAACA GTGGTATTTCCCGTCGAATGGTTCGCACCCCGGAGGGCACCTTTCCTCTGACGGACTTCATCGGTAGAGAGCAGACGTACGATGAGGAGAAGTTTGTCCCCACGCCAGTTAAAAAAG GTGGTGTTGTCCTGATCCACGGGGAAGTGGTGCATCGAAGCGCTGAAAACATGTCTGAAGACTCTCGCCACGTCTACACCTTCCACATCATGGAGGCCCAGGAGACCCGCTGGAGCCCTGACAACTG GTTGCAACCCACTGAGGAGCTCCCGTTCCCACCTCTCTACACTAAATGA
- the lrrc8aa gene encoding leucine rich repeat containing 8 VRAC subunit Aa codes for MIPITELRYFADTQPAYRILKPWWDVFTDYISIVMLMIAVFGGTLQVTQDKMICLPCKWVVNMSCKTMPLPNMTTSFVPEPKGIQYDLDRHQYNYVDAVCYENKLHWFAKYFPYLVLLHTLIFLACSNFWFKFPRTSSKLEHFVSILLKCFDSPWTTRALSETVVEESDPKPLGKMNGSMDKKTSSVSEDVEASVPMLQRTKSRIEQGIVDRSETGVLDKKEGEQAKALFEKVKKFRIHVEEGDIVYRLYIRQTIIKVIKFILIISYTAYYVGYIRFSVECSVNIEKLTGYSMFHCAHPLATLFKILACFYISLVVVYGLICMYTLCWMLSRSLKRYSFESIREESSYSDIPDLKNDFAFMLHMIDQYDPLYSKRFAVFLSEVSENKLRQLNLNNEWTLEKLRQRITKNSQDKLELHLFMLSGIPDTVFDLVELEVLKLELIPDVTIPPIIAQLSNLREMWLYHTPAKIEAPALAFLRENLKSLHIKFTDIKEIPLWIYSLKNLSELHLTGNLSAENNRYIVIDGLRELKSLKVLRLKSNLTKLPQVVTDVGVHLQKLSINNEGTKLMVLNSLKKMVNLTELELVRCDLERIPHSIFSLHNLQEIDLKDNNLKTIEEIISFQHLHRLVCLKLWYNQIAYIPIQIGTLTNMERLYLNRNKIEKIPSQLFFCRKLRFLDLSHNNLTSIHADVGFLQNLQYFAVTANRIETLPPELFQCKKLRTLNLGNNCLQTLPSRFGELTGLTQLELRGNRLECLPVELGECRLLKRSGLVVEEDLFNTLPSEVKEQLWRADKEQA; via the exons ATGATTCCCATCACAGAGCTCCGGTACTTTGCTGACACCCAGCCAGCGTACCGTATCCTGAAGCCATGGTGGGATGTTTTCACCGATTACATCTCAATCGTCATGCTGATGATTGCGGTGTTTGGCGGGACGCTGCAGGTCACACAAGACAAGATGATCTGCCTGCCTTGCAAGTGGGTCGTCAACATGTCGTGCAAGACCATGCCCCTCCCAAACATGACCACCTCCTTTGTGCCAGAACCCAAAGGCATTCAGTACGACCTCGACCGACACCAGTACAACTACGTGGATGCTGTCTGCTACGAGAACAAACTCCACTGGTTTGCTAAATATTTCCCCTATCTGGTGCTACTCCACACTCTCATCTTCTTGGCCTGCAGCAACTTCTGGTTCAAATTCCCCCGCACAAGCTCAAAACTGGAGCACTTTGTTTCCATCCTCCTCAAGTGCTTTGACTCACCGTGGACAACCAGGGCTTTGTCTGAGACCGTGGTGGAGGAGAGCGACCCCAAACCTCTGGGAAAGATGAACGGTTCGATGGACAAGAAGACCTCAAGTGTAAGCGAGGACGTTGAGGCCAGTGTGCCCATGCTTCAGCGAACAAAGTCCAGAATTGAACAAGGAATTGTGGATCGCTCTGAAACCGGGGTTTTAGATAAAAAGGAGGGGGAGCAGGCCAAAGCCCTGTTTGAGAAGGTGAAGAAGTTCAGAATCCACGTAGAGGAGGGTGATATCGTGTACCGTCTTTACATACGTCAGACCATCATCAAAGTTATCAAGTTTATACTGATAATCAGCTACACAGCCTACTATGTAGGGTACATCAGGTTCAGTGTAGAGTGCTCAGTGAACATTGAGAAGCTAACTGGCTACAGCATGTTTCATTGTGCTCACCCTTTAGCAACTCTTTTCAAGATTTTGGCCTGTTTCTACATCAGCTTGGTGGTGGTCTATGGTCTCATTTGCATGTACACTTTGTGTTGGATGCTCAGCCGCTCACTCAAACGATACTCCTTTGAATCTATCCGCGAGGAGAGCAGCTACAGTGACATCCCTGACTTAAAGAACGACTTTGCCTTCATGCTGCACATGATAGATCAGTATGACCCCCTCTACTCCAAGcgctttgctgtatttttgtcaGAGGTGAGTGAGAACAAGCTGAGGCAGCTGAACCTGAATAATGAGTGGACATTGGAGAAGCTGAGGCAGCGGATCACCAAGAACTCCCAGGATAAGCTGGAGCTGCACCTGTTCATGCTCAGTGGGATTCCAGACACAGTGTTCGATCTGGTCGAGCTAGAGGTGCTCAAGCTGGAGCTTATCCCAGATGTAACTATCCCCCCGATTATCGCCCAGCTTTCCAACCTGAGGGAGATGTGGCTTTATCACACACCAGCTAAAATTGAGGCTCCAGCTCTGGCTTTCTTGAGAGAGAATCTGAAGTCTCTGCACATCAAGTTCACTGATATCAAGGAGATCCCACTGTGGATCTACAGTCTGAAGAACCTCAGTGAGCTCCACCTAACTGGGAACCTGAGCGCTGAGAACAATCGTTACATCGTCATCGATGGGCTCAGAGAGCTCAAAAGTCTCAAAGTGCTACGTCTGAAAAGCAACCTCACAAAGCTTCCGCAGGTGGTGACGGATGTGGGCGTGCACCTTCAGAAGCTTTCCATCAATAATGAGGGGACCAAGCTCATGGTGCTCAACAGCCTGAAGAAAATGGTTAACCTGACAGAGCTCGAGCTTGTTCGCTGCGATCTTGAACGCATCCCACACTCCATCTTTAGTTTGCACAACCTCCAAGAGATCGACCTGAAGGACAACAACCTAAAGACGATAGAGGAGATCATCAGCTTCCAGCACCTGCACCGACTCGTGTGCCTGAAGCTGTGGTACAACCAGATCGCCTATATCCCTATTCAGATTGGAACCCTTACCAACATGGAGAGGCTGTATCTGAACCGAAACAAGATAGAGAAAATCCCCAGCCAGCTCTTCTTCTGCCGCAAGTTGCGCTTCTTAGACCTGAGCCACAACAATCTGACCAGCATCCACGCTGATGTGGGCTTCCTCCAGAACCTGCAGTACTTCGCTGTGACAGCCAACAGG ATTGAGACTTTGCCCCCGGAGCTGTTCCAGTGTAAGAAACTGCGCACTCTGAATCTGGGAAACAACTGCTTGCAGACGCTGCCATCGCGCTTTGGAGAACTGACTGGGTTGACCCAGTTGGAGCTGAGAGGGAACCGTCTCGAGTGTCTCCCCGTAGAGCTCGGTGAGTGCCGACTGTTGAAGAGGAGCGGCCTGGTGGTGGAGGAAGATCTGTTCAACACGCTGCCATCGGAAGTCAAAGAGCAGCTTTGGAGGGCTGATAAGGAGCAAGCGTGA